The Paenibacillus polymyxa M1 DNA segment AACGATGAATTGGAACGCGCACTTCAAGAAAACTATAGTTTATCCTTAAATGAATTTTTGGTTCTGTATTTCTTATCTCAAACTGAGGAAAAGAAATTGAGATTGCAGCATTTACAAGAGATGGTTGGGTTAAGCCAAAGTGCATTATCTAGACTGGTAGTCAGAATGGAAGCAAAAAGCTGCGGAGCTTTGCAAAGACATATATGTGAAGATGATCGTCGGGGAATCTATACAAGCATGACCGATTTTGGTGAAAAGAAATTTGATAGAGCGCTCGAAACCTTCAACCAGATTCTGGAGTCAGTCCTTTCAAAAGATGAGTTGAAGCAAAAATTACAATCACTTATTGAAAAAATATAATCCTTTCATATAAATTAAAACTTAATACGAAAGTTAATGCTTGAATAGAGCAAGATTTAATCCTAGGTCTAGAGAATACAATCTCTGGGCCTTTATTACGTAAACGCATAGTTTAAACGATAGTTGACAAATAAAAAATGCATGCTGTATTATATGCATGTGCATGCATTTAATATAGTGTTCACTATAAAACCTAGAAAGGGGTCTTTCTTAATGAAAGATTTATTTAGTGCTTATAAATTTAAAGGCTTGGAATTAAAGAACCGGGTCGTCATGCCTCCAATGTGTCAATATTCTGTTGAAAAAAAAGATGGTATAGCTACCGATTGGCATTTCATGCACTACGTAAGTCGTGCAATTGGTGGAACTGGATTTATTATAATTGAAATGACCGATGTAGAACCCGATGGACGGATTTCTGATTTCGATCTGGGATTGTGGTCTGATGAGCAAATTCCTGCATTGAAAAGAATTGTAGATGCCTGCCATAGTTATGGAGCAAAAGTAGGTATCCAAATTGCTCATGCTGGACGTAAAGCAGAAGATGCTGAGGTGCCTGTTGCTCCGTCCGCTATTCCATTTGATGAGAAATCTAAATTACCCAGAGCTCTTTCAACACAAGAAGTTAAAGAAATGGTGGAGAAGTTCCGCGGTGCTGTAGCACGTGCTGTGAAGGCCGGAGTTGATGCCATTGAATTGCATGGAGCTCACGGATACTTAATCCATCAATTTCACTCTCCTCTTACCAACCAAAGAGATGATGAATACGGGAAAGATCTTACAAAGTTTGGTCGGGAAATTATTCAGGCAGCCAAGGCAGAGATGCCGGAAGACATGCCGCTTATCATGCGTATTTCCGCTAAAGAATACGTAGAAGGAGGATACGACATTCAAGAAAGCATTTCTTTTGCCAAAGAATATCAACAAGCAGGAGTAGATATTTTTGATATTTCTTCAGGCGGGGAAGGACCTATCGCTGCGTGGGGTAGACCAGGCAGTCACGCAGCATACCAAGTGACACTTGCTCGAGAAATCAGACAAGCACTCGAAGTTCCAGTCATTGCAGTCGGAAGACTCGATGATCCGATCCTGGCAAACGCTGTAGTAGGAAATGAGGACGCAGATCTTGTGGCTGTCGGGAGAGGAATGTTAAGAAACCCTTATTGGGCTCTTGAGGCGGCAACAAACTTGAAAAAAGAAACAACGATCCCGAAACAGTATACTACAGGTTTTTAGATACAGTTTCTGCTGGTAGAAATATAGGAAACTGCAATTATCGAAATAAAAATGACTCAAAAGCAACCGATATATCGGTTGCTTTTTTATTTATTGTGGTCAAACATTTAGTAAGCATATGTTAACAAAATTCACTATACTGGAATGGTTATAGAGCTTGAATAATGTAAGTAAATAAAGGAGGTCTATATGTATGAAGAAGACTCATACCTCTGACCATATTAAAATTCCGCCAGGATTTTGGACGGGATTACACGAATTAGGAATTTCTGCTCACGACGTAGCTCATAAAGCACGGCTGCCGCTTAACATTATGACAGAACCAGTAGTCACCCCAGCCCAATATTTCGCGATCTGGCAGGCTTATTCCGATCTCATTGGTGACACTGCCAAAGGAATCATCAAGCTTGCAACCGTCTTTGAAACAACGAAGTACCCACCGACCGTCTTAGCGTGTTACCACGCTCGTAACTACCGCGACGCTCTAAATCGAATGGCTCGGTACAAACAATTATGTCCCCCTGAAACCTTACGTATCACTGAAGAGGGCGAGCACTGTACAATCGAACTGGAATGGCTGTATACCGAGCAGCCTGGTCCACCGATGCTGGTCGGTATTACGCTGGCATGTCTTCTGGAGCTTGGGCGCCGGGGCACTGGTCAACCTTTGACGGCACAGCTTGTGGAATTTTCGCAATCAATGGGAGATGTACAAGCTCTTGAAGCTTACTTCGGTTGCCGTATCCGGATTGATGCAAAATGTAATCGAATGACGCTACATCGAAGAGATCTGGACCTCCCTTTTGTTTCGTACAACGAAGAATTGCTGGAGATTCTCACTCCCGTCCTAGACCGATCTCTGGCTGAACAGCAGCGCAACTGCTCCATTACCGAAATGGTCAAATGGATTATAAAACGGAGCCTCACAGGAGGACGCCCTGATATTGAGGCTATCGCGAAGGAACTCAACATGAGCGATCGCACGTTGCAGCGCCGGCTCACTGACCAAAACACGAACTTTAAGCATCTGCTGACACAAGCTAGACATGAGCAGGCACGAAAGTACTTGGCAGACCCATCGCTTGATATTAAAGAAGTAGCTTTCTTGATTGGATATGAAGACCAGAACTCGTTCTATCGGGCTTTCCGCCTTTGGGAAGGTGACACTCCTTTAAATTGGCGTACTAAACATTTAGCTGCAAACTCAATATCAGAAGGACAGCTCGGAAGACCGTCAATTCATTAATAGATTCCAGACTAGCCAATTGTTCAAAGAGCTAGTTTTATTGAGTTTTATCAATTGGCGTGTGAAACAAGAATTTTGGCGCAATATGCTAGTTACTGAACAATCCAGGCAAGGTAATATAATCAGGACTCTTTAAAAGGCTGATCTTAACATAGTTTGGAAGTAGAGAAAAAGGAGAAATGTATGATGGATATGAGTTTAAACAATAAAACTGCTTTAATAACAGGATCAACGAAAGGTATAGGTAAAGCAATAGCGATTGAACTTGCCAAAGAAGGTGTGAATGTACTTATTAATGGACGGAATTATGATGAGGTAGAACAAACAGTAAATGAAATAAAGTCAAAGTTCCCAACTACCTCTCCCCAAAATGCTACGGCCGATATTGTGGATAAAGAGCAAAGAAAAGCATTATTTGAAAAATACCCCGAAGTTGATATTTTGGTTAACAATATGGGTATTTACGAAATTATGCAGTATGAGGACGTTGACGATGAAGTGTGGGAAAAATACTTCCGTACTAATGTTCTTGCTGCAAATGGATTAGCTAAATTTTACTTATCTAAAATGTTGAAAAACGATTATGGACGCATTGTTTTCATTGCGAGTGAAGAAGCAATTATGCCTTCAGGACAAATGCCTCAATATTGTATGACCAAATCCATGCTGCTATCATTGTCAAAAAGCTTGTCTAAATTAACAAGAGGTACAGAAGTTACCGTTAATACAATCATGCCAGGACCAACACTTTCTGAAAATGTACATCAAATCATAGAGGGGATTTACACCAATGAAAATATGACTTTTTCAGAAAAAGAGAAACAATTTATGGCCGCAAACCTGCCTCAATCCGAAATACAGCGATTTATTAGACCTATTGAAATCGGTAGATTAGCCGCATTTGTATGTAGCCCATATGCGTCTGCATTTAAGGGTTCTCCAATCCGTATGGATGGGGGAATGGTGCCAACTATTTTTTAATATTTTTACTGCGAACAGGGCTTCGCTGCGTTTTACCGTAATGCATCAAGCACATCATCGAGCGCAAATACTGTCCTGATGAGACAAGCTAATTTACCTTTGCATAAAGGGATTTGAAAGCTGGATTAGGGATGTGAACTGGAATTATTGTCACCTACCAATCGCTACCAAAAACAGCCGATTGCTCGGCTGTTTTTTAACTAAATTCCTTTCTCTTTCGTTGAAAAATTAACGTTAAATAAAGAGTAGAGGGGTTTATTTGAAGAAACGGTAAACCTATGACTCTCGCAATTGTCCTGAATCCAGGCGTCGCCGACTCATGAATACCAAAGTCAATGCAATTACCGTAAGGACAATTCCAAGCACTTGAAATCCCTCGAAGCTGAACTTACCTCCCATTACGATACCTATCAATAATGAAGAGAAAATGGTTCCCAGATATCTTGATGTATTAAATAATCCGGATGCTACACCGATTATTTCTTTTGGAGAACTTTGGAACAAGGCTGCTTGCATACCTACATTGTTCAGTCCGTTGCTAATACCGAATGCAGCCAAAGCCAAACACACGCTGATCACCGGAGAAGTTGGATTTAATGTTACAAGCCACACAGATCCCAATGTCATCAGGATTGCCGATACCAGTAATGCCGGTCTGGGTCCTGATTTATCAATCCATCGTCCTGCTATTGGAGAAGCAGCAAGCGAGCACAAGCCTAAGCTTAGCATGAGAATCCCTGTTTGGAACTCGCTTACATGCCTTACCACTTGCAAGTAGGACGGAAGCCCGAAAAAAAGCGAGTAATAGAGTACGTTAACGAACATGAATTCGACATTAACCCAAGTCAACGCAGGATATTTGGCGAACGTGCGTAAAGGAATAAAGGGTGACGTCGCTTTTAACTCATATCGTACGAATGCCCCCAGCGCAACGAGGCCTATTAACCCGACAATGACGTTTTCTAACGAGATATGCCCAGATGATTTTGCCGAGAGTAATCCGACGAGCAGGGCAACCAGCCCTAATGTGAAGAGTAGGATCCCTCTTGCATCAATTAAATCAAACCATTTACGAAAGGACATGTTGCGTGCAACAGATGTTGGCGATTCGTCCTTAGGAATAGTCCTCCAAGCCAATAGAAAGCTGGCTACCACAAACGGAATATTGATGAAAAAGATGGCAGGCCAATTCCACCAATGAACCAAAACCCCGCCAATAAAGGGTCCAATTGCTGCCGCTCCTGATAGGAAAATGGACAAAACAGACAGCGCAGTCGCTTGTTTCTCTGTAATATGAATTCGAACAATGGCCATTCCAACCCCAACCATCATACTTGTTCCGATGGATTGTACAATGCGGAACACGATGAGCCATCCAAAGGTTGGTGACAACGGAGCTAATAATGATGCAATGAAGGCTACAACAAGTCCAATAAGAAACATCTTCCTACGGCCGAATAAATCGCTGGCCTTTCCCATGATAGGTTGAGCTATGCTACTTGCAATGTAGAAAGAAAAAATAATCCAGGAAACACCTGTAAAGTCAAGTTGGAACACATTTTGCAGACTTGGAATTGCAACAGAAACCATCGAAGAATTTAATGGGTTCAATAATATCCCTAGACCAACTGAAATCATTAACCACCAGCTGCGAACACTCATTTCTGCCCCCCCCATAGCGAATTAATGTCATCGTACTTGAAATCGATTATTTATTCCAATGCATTTGATGTTATAATCTCATTGATTTGAGGGAATGAATGGGGGATGCGAAATGGAACTTCTTCAACTGCAATATTTTCTCACGGTAGCTCATTTGGAACATGTAACCGAAGCTGCACGAAGTCTGCACGTTACTCAATCGTCGCTCAGCAAAACGATTCAACGCTTGGAGGAAGATTTGGGAGTCCCTTTATTCGATCGAACAGGGAGGAAACTGCGATTGAATGAGTTCGGAAGCAGATTCCTTTACCGTGCAGAAAGGGCTTTATTTGAATTAGAACAGGGGAAGCAGGAGCTTAGCGACTTATCCAGCCCAGAACACGGAACTCTCGAATTGGCAGTGACCACCGCAAGCACATTACCAGGTATTCTTCGAGAGTTTCGGAGAAAACGGCCCTATATTCAATTTCATGTACAAATGCTGACCACACAGGAAATGGTTACACTTCTTCATAGAGGAGAAGTTGATTTTTGCTTGTCTTCACCTCCTGTTGAAGGCGATGACATCGAATGTAAAATCGTATGTATCGACCCCATTCTTGTAGCTGTTCCAAAGGGGCATCGGCTTGCGGATCGAAATAGCGTATCCTTGACAGAGCTAAGGGAAGAATGGTTTGTCGGCGTAAAAAGAGGCTATGGTACTCGTGATTTAGTGGATTCTGTATGCATGTCGGAAGGATTTGTGCCTAACTATGTGTACGAGGGGGATGAACCTGCAAGGCTTAGTACTCTTGTGGAAGCCGAAATTGGGATAGCTTTCATACCGAGCACGGCACGAAATTCGCAGGAACATCTCAAATATCTCCAGGTAGAGAATCACGAATTGATACGTGAGATTGCTTTATTATGGAACAGGAATCGGTATATTTCGCGGGCTGCTCAGGAATTCCGCGAGATAGTAGTAGAATATTTTGCGACGAATTCCAAATAGACAACTTAACTCCATATATGTTTTTGATGATCTACCATTGAAAATAAATAAGTAGGAGATTGCGTTAATAAGATAGCGCAGAGGCTAAACATTGTTATCCAACGAGCAGGAACTAACCGTTTTTGCTTTACCTCGTCATGAAATGATTATTGTCAAAAATAACAGGTGATATTTTTATTATTTTAGTGATAATATGGTTAGGTAATTGCAATTAAACAGATTTTTACTTTTATTTTGTGGAGGCGTTAGAATGAAGTACATAGTGAAAAGAAGGGCACAAATTAAAGGGGATAACGCATCACTGGCCCTATAAACTGCGTAATCCCTGGCATTTTTAAGGGGTTTGCATAATGGAAAAATCGATTGAGAAACGTATTCCTAAATCTTTGATTTGGCTGTGCGTGCTTGCATTTTTCAGCGTATTGAATGAGACGGTGTTCAACGTATCGTTGCCCGACATTGCCGCTCAATTTGGAATTAAGCCATCCGCTGCAAATTATGTTAATACCAGCTTCATTCTTTCTTTTGCCGTAGGAACGGCCGTTTACGGAAAAATATCGGACATTTACGGCGTAAAAAAACTGGTTCTCATCAGTATGATGATATATAGCGGGGGATCGCTGTTTGGCTTGCTTTTTCATGCCTGGTTTCCGATTTTGCTTGTTGCACGATTTATCCAAGGAGCGGGTGCTTCTGCCGTCCCCGGACTGATTATGGTCATCGTTACCAAAAGTATCGAAAAGCAGCATCAAGGAAAAGCTTTTGGAATGATTGGATCGACCGTTGCTCTGGGAGAAGGTTTTGGTCCTATAGTTGGAGGCTGGATCGCGGACTATGTACATTGGTCCTATCTGTTTTTCCTGCCAATGATGACGCTTGTCACACTACCTTTTTTCTTACGGACGCTGCCTGACGAACCTATGAAAAAAGGTGGGCTTGATGTTCTGGGAGGCCTGCTCTTTGTTCTTGGAATTGTTTCGTTCACTTTATTTACGACACATTACGAGTGGTGGTATTTGACCAACAGTGTCATTCTTTTCATAGGATTTGTGCTGAGAATTCGAAGAGCTAAGGAACCTTTCGTAGAACCAGCTTTATTCAAGATGAGAAGGTTTATTGTCGGCGTATTTGTAGGGGGAATACTTCTAGGGACCGTTGCAGGATTTATGTCTATGATCCCTTACATGATGAGAGAAGTACACCAGATGCCGACAAGCCTTATCGGAGGCGGTGTTCTGTTTCCAGGAACGCTTAGCGTGATTCTTTTTGGGATCGTTGGCGGTTCTTTGGTCGATAGGCAGGGAGCTCGTTTTGTCATGGTTGCAGGGTTATTGCTTCTCGTGATGGGGCTTTTCATCGTTTCACTTTTTGCCGATCGTAGCCTCTGGATCATTTCAGGAGCATTGGTTTTGATTTTTGGTGGGCTATCCTTTGTCAAAACGGTCATCTCAACCATTGTGGCAGGCTCGCTAAGTGCTGACGAATCAGGCTCAGGTATGGGGTTTTTAAATTTTTCCTGCTTTTTGGCGGAAGGGATTGGTATCGCAATTGTAGGAGGACTGCTTACACAGCTTAGGTGCAACTTTCCTATTCTCCCGATCGTTACTGACGTTGCAGCATATTTGTACAGCAATTTGACGTTACTACTTCTAGCTGTAGTAATTACAGGCGGTGCCATTTTTATGATCGTATTTAAGGGAGAAAAGGCTTCCTTGGATCATTAATAGAAAATAATAATTTTTATAGAGCTGACATTGATACGTAATGATGTCAGCTTTTTTGTACAAAAAACTAAACTTTTTAAAGGGTGCATACATTGATTATTTGGACATCAACTAGATGTTTTTTGGTATTACTAAACGTTTCCTATGAGGCTGAGCATCGCGTATAATATATAGTAAATTGTTATGTACCGAGTGTGAGATTCGTTTATTTTGGTTTGGGGTGAGTGTAGTGGCATCTATTCATGAGGTGGCGAAACAAGCAGGGGTATCGGTGGCAACGGTATCCAAAGTGATTAATAATTATTCTGATGTCAGCAGCAAAACGAGAAATAAGGTGAACAAGGCGATTGAATTGCTGAACTACCAGCCGAATGTGGTTGCCCGAAGCCTCGTGAAAAAGCGTTCCTGGACGGTCGGGATGTTCCTGCTGGATTTCTTCACGAATCCTTTTATTTCGGAGCTTCTTGATGGGTTAAGAAAGTCTCTTGAAGATAGCGGTTATGACCTGCTCTTTCTATCACCGAATCTTAGCAATCCCGATTATACCTTCACTAAGCATTGCATCAGCCGCAATGTAGATGGAGTTGTCATGTTTGGTGTCGATCGAACTAATCAAAATTTTTTGGATCTACTTCAGGCTGAGATGCCGACGATGATGATCGATACCGATCTGCTGGGACCTAGAACCGGATATGTAACAGCCGACAATCGCATAGGTGCTTACTTAGGTGTTCAGCATTTGGTGGAACTCGGACATAAACGCATCGCTTTTATTTCAGGGGATTTGGGATGTCTGGTTGGTCAAACGAGATTTTCCGGGTATCAGGAGGGGCTGCGCTCGAACGATCTTCCTTACTACGACCAATATGTGGAGGTAGAGAAATACAGCATTGAAGGTGGATATAAGGCGATGAAGCGCCTGCTACAGCTTCCGGAAGCACCGTCTGGCGTAATCTGCTCTTCAGACTATATGGCGACCGGTGCGATCGAAGCAATTCGCGAAATCGGAATGCGAGTACCTGATCATATTTCCGTTGTTGGGTTTGACAACACATTCTATGCGGAACTGTCCATGCCCAAGCTTACAACAATCAATCAGAACATTACGCTAATGGGAATGAAAGCAGGAGAGCATCTCATCCGAATGATTGAGAATCCCGATTATTCACCGCCAACGGAGATTGTCCCGGCAAATCTGGTTGTACGAGACTCGACAGGAGAGTATAAGGAATAGTTTTTTAAGAATTGACAAACACAAAAACAAATTGTATTTTAATTATGGTGTAAGCGCTTAATATAAGGTCCCTTGAATCACTTCTGCTCGTTCTTGTTTCATTCCCGAGTTATGGACAAAAGGGAAGGTCTCATATTGCGTCAGAGGGGAGGAAACTGGAATAGATATGATTTTAAAAGAAGGTGGTGATCCGGAAGACGTAGGGCGATATGTTGTTAACCTGAGGAAAGCGTGAAGATGTTAATGGTTGAATCTAATTGAGTCTATTGGAACAGGAGGTTTCACTAACATTTTTATTTCATTTTCGAAAACGTTTTCGCCAACAAGTTTGAATGCTGTCACTGTTCTTGAATCCGGCCGATATGCAGATGAATATCGGGGCTACTTGCCGAAATTTTTCGCGTAATCATGCCATATTAAAGGGAGAAGAGAATTATGAAAATGTCGTTCAATTCATTCACTAAGCCATTAATCATGATCCTACTGTTCAGTTTATTAACGCTACTTTTTCAAGCGGCCTTACCTGCAACGCCCGCTTCTGCAGCTGCCTGCGCAAACCCTGTAAGTTATTTCGGTGAAATGAAAGCAAGTGGAAACAAGATTAACGGCTCCAAAACGAATCGGCCTATGATGGTCAAAGGGTCGAGCTTCTTCTGGAGCAACTGGTCCGGTCCATTTTGGAATACCGCCACGGTGAATCGGATGGTGGATGAATTCCAAGTAGAGATCGTAAGAGCGGCATATGGCGTGGACCCCAGCGGAAATCCGTATAACACGGCCGATGAATCCAAAGTTCGTGACGTGGTCAATGCGGCAATTGCTAAGGGGATCTATGTTATTATCGATTGGCACTCACATGACGCGCACAACAACGTCAACGCCGCTAAAAGTTTCTTCAGCCGCATGGCGCAGGAATACGGAAGCTATGATAACGTCATTTTCGAGATCTATAACGAACCTACGCAAGTCTCGTGGGGGACAATCAAAAGTTACGCTGAGCAAGTTATTCCAGCCATTCGTCAACATTCTGACAATCTAATTGTCGTTGGTACGCCATTCTGGTCTCAGAATGTAGACCAGGCAGCGAACGATCCCATTACATCCTCTAGTAATATCGCCTATACATTGCACTTTTACGCTGGAACTCATTTTCAGTCGCTCCGGGACAAAGCCAACTACGCAATGAGTAAGGGCATCCCGCTATTTGTTACCGAGATGGGCTTTGTTAACGCGGATGGCGACGGCGGCATTAATTACGATTCCACGAACCAATGGCTTGACTGGATGAACCAGAATAACCTGTCATGGGCCAACTGGGCGATTAATGACAAGACAGAAGGCGCCAGTATTTTCAATACGAACGGGAGTCTCACAGCAGGAGGTAACTATCTGAAAAGCATTCTAGCCGGGCACGCACCGTATGCCGAGTGGAGGCAGAATGCGGCTTGCGGTGGCAGTAGCGCAAACACATTATATGACTTCGAGGGTAGTACGCAGGGCTGGACCGGTTCGAATATATCCGATGGTCCATGGAGCGTAAACGAGTGGTCATCCAAGGGCAGTAATTCTCTTAAAGCGGATATCATCATGTCTGCTAATTCCCAGCACTACCTGCTTCTCTCACAAAGCCGCAACCTTAGTGGTAAGGCAACGCTAAGCGCGACCGTCAAACATGCATCTTGGGACTCCGCAGGTGACGGACTCAATGCCAAGATTTATGCCAAGACAGGATCAGGTTGGGCTTGGTATGCTGGCAAAGCTGTCAAGATAAATTCTTCTGGAGGTACGACGCTGTCGTTCAACCTTGCATCTGTACCCAATCTTGACGATGTTAGGGAAATCGGCATACAATTTCTTGCCTCGGCGAACAGCAGCGGTAAGTCAGCCGTTTACGTTGACAACGTGACACTTCAATAATACACTCCTAACTTTTCCTGCTAAGGGACTTCATCGCTATATTGTGGGCTTGTCCTTTCGACCAAGTTATTTGCGAATAGTGGAGAAATAATGCTAGTGATAGTTGATTGATCCATAAAACAGTGCCAAATTAAAGAGGAAAGACGCAAGATAAAGCTCTTGCCCAAACCAAGTGACAAGAGCTTTATCTCATTACCGATTGTGTCAATAATATGATCTCATTACTCATGGTCTTCATGAAGTACCCGTGTTTTGTAGTTGGGAAATATAAGGCTTACAAAAGCTGGTACATATACCGAATTACAAACCAAACACCTCAGTAATTAAATAGAATCAATAAACCTCCTTTTAAGCACAACCTTATCTTAGTCCTCGGACTGGAGGAAGGTTGTTTTTCTTTGTTATAAAATAGGAATCCTTTGTTGTTTCACACAATTATTCCCTAATTAATCATTCACATTATGATATCGCGGATTTACGAGAGAAGACGGAGGTTATGATGAATAAAGCAAAAACTCTCATTATTGAAGAATTTAGTAGCTGTCCTATTATCTAATAACATTATGACATGTACTTTTATCACAGTGACATTCCAATACATAAGAATTGTTAGATATACTTGAGCTGCCTAAGATTAGGTCCTCAACTTTATGACATGTCTTGAGGGAGGCGTGAAATGAGAAATAAGAAGAGGGCACGTCAGAGGCCAGTATTTTGCTAGGAATGAGAAAGGATGAAATCAGGTGACTTATATTGCACAAGAGAATCGATACGAACAGATGAAATATCGGCGGATTGGACGGAGCGGTGTCAGGCTCCCGGCCATTTCGCTCGGCTTGTGGCAAAATTTCGGTGGGGACAAACCGTTTGAGGATAGTCGTGCAATGATACTACGCGCCTTTGATCTTGGTGTCTCGCACTTTGATTTGGCAAACAATTATGGACCGCCTCCCGGATCGGCCGAGGAGACCTTTGGACACGTTTTAAAAAAGGACCTCGCACCTTATCGGGATGAGCTGTTTATTTCAACAAAAGCTGGCTACTATATGTGGCCTGGCCCGTACGGTGAGTGGGGATCGAGAAAAAACCTGCTTGCAAGCCTGGATCGCAGCCTTCAGCGAATGGGACTCGACTATGTCGATGTCTTTTACCATCATCGTCCCGATGGTGATACCCCCTTAGAGGAATCGATGGGAGCGCTTGCTCATGCTGTGAAAACAGGCAAAGCACTGTATGTCGGTTTATCCAATTACGGACCGGAGGAGACGAAGCAAGCAGCTGCGATCCTTAAAAACCTTGGTACACCGCTGCTCGTCCACCAGCCTATGTATTCGATGCTGAACCGGTGGATTGAGAACGGATTGCAGGACGTGCTGACTGAAGTAGGAGCCGGCACAGTGGCTTTCTGCCCGCTTGGTCGCGGACAGTTGACGGGAAAATACATCGATAAGCTGGAAGCTGAGTTTAAAACAGGCCTGCGCACGTTGAAACTAGAGGCCATATCTCAGGAGCGGATTAACAAATTCCGTGCGCTGGAGGCGATCGCGAAGCGCCGGGGTCAAACGTTGCCGCAAATAGCGTTGACATGGGCGCTGCGCGAAGGAGGTGTGGATTCGGTGCTAATCGGTGCAAGCCGTGTAGGTCAAATCGAGGAAAACGTGCAAGCAGTACACGCGGATCCGCTATCGGCAGCGGATCTTCAAGAGATAGACCAGGTTATGCATAATATCGGGGATGTCCCCTGGTAATGTCATGGCAACAACACGATTCATTAAACGAAACAAATCAGTCGAGGCTTGAAAGACCCATTGAGCTGTCTCTTTTAAGCCTTGCGCGAAAGTATGATGGAGAAAGTCCCTTCACTTTTTTAAACATTTTGGAGAACAGTAGCGGGTCGCTATAACCAACAGAATAGGAGACTTCCGTGATGGACAGCTGCGAATTGTCCAGCAGATCGCCTGCTTTGTCCATCCGGAGGTTCAACAAGTATTGTTGTGGGGAAACATTAAGAATCTCCTTGAAAAGGACGGACAGATATACACGATCAATCCCAACTATGTGTGCGACCTCGGAAATGGAAACTCTTTGGTTATAGTTCATTCGAATAAACTCGACCGCTTTACGAATGTAGGCGTCCTTGGGCCGTATCTCGGGCAGTAGCTGACTCGTAGCAACCAACATATCAATCCAATCGGCGAGTAACCTGAACAAAATACTCTGTCTTCGTAGTTCACTGG contains these protein-coding regions:
- a CDS encoding MFS transporter; translated protein: MEKSIEKRIPKSLIWLCVLAFFSVLNETVFNVSLPDIAAQFGIKPSAANYVNTSFILSFAVGTAVYGKISDIYGVKKLVLISMMIYSGGSLFGLLFHAWFPILLVARFIQGAGASAVPGLIMVIVTKSIEKQHQGKAFGMIGSTVALGEGFGPIVGGWIADYVHWSYLFFLPMMTLVTLPFFLRTLPDEPMKKGGLDVLGGLLFVLGIVSFTLFTTHYEWWYLTNSVILFIGFVLRIRRAKEPFVEPALFKMRRFIVGVFVGGILLGTVAGFMSMIPYMMREVHQMPTSLIGGGVLFPGTLSVILFGIVGGSLVDRQGARFVMVAGLLLLVMGLFIVSLFADRSLWIISGALVLIFGGLSFVKTVISTIVAGSLSADESGSGMGFLNFSCFLAEGIGIAIVGGLLTQLRCNFPILPIVTDVAAYLYSNLTLLLLAVVITGGAIFMIVFKGEKASLDH
- a CDS encoding LacI family DNA-binding transcriptional regulator; this translates as MASIHEVAKQAGVSVATVSKVINNYSDVSSKTRNKVNKAIELLNYQPNVVARSLVKKRSWTVGMFLLDFFTNPFISELLDGLRKSLEDSGYDLLFLSPNLSNPDYTFTKHCISRNVDGVVMFGVDRTNQNFLDLLQAEMPTMMIDTDLLGPRTGYVTADNRIGAYLGVQHLVELGHKRIAFISGDLGCLVGQTRFSGYQEGLRSNDLPYYDQYVEVEKYSIEGGYKAMKRLLQLPEAPSGVICSSDYMATGAIEAIREIGMRVPDHISVVGFDNTFYAELSMPKLTTINQNITLMGMKAGEHLIRMIENPDYSPPTEIVPANLVVRDSTGEYKE
- a CDS encoding glycoside hydrolase family 5 protein; this encodes MSFNSFTKPLIMILLFSLLTLLFQAALPATPASAAACANPVSYFGEMKASGNKINGSKTNRPMMVKGSSFFWSNWSGPFWNTATVNRMVDEFQVEIVRAAYGVDPSGNPYNTADESKVRDVVNAAIAKGIYVIIDWHSHDAHNNVNAAKSFFSRMAQEYGSYDNVIFEIYNEPTQVSWGTIKSYAEQVIPAIRQHSDNLIVVGTPFWSQNVDQAANDPITSSSNIAYTLHFYAGTHFQSLRDKANYAMSKGIPLFVTEMGFVNADGDGGINYDSTNQWLDWMNQNNLSWANWAINDKTEGASIFNTNGSLTAGGNYLKSILAGHAPYAEWRQNAACGGSSANTLYDFEGSTQGWTGSNISDGPWSVNEWSSKGSNSLKADIIMSANSQHYLLLSQSRNLSGKATLSATVKHASWDSAGDGLNAKIYAKTGSGWAWYAGKAVKINSSGGTTLSFNLASVPNLDDVREIGIQFLASANSSGKSAVYVDNVTLQ
- a CDS encoding aldo/keto reductase, giving the protein MTYIAQENRYEQMKYRRIGRSGVRLPAISLGLWQNFGGDKPFEDSRAMILRAFDLGVSHFDLANNYGPPPGSAEETFGHVLKKDLAPYRDELFISTKAGYYMWPGPYGEWGSRKNLLASLDRSLQRMGLDYVDVFYHHRPDGDTPLEESMGALAHAVKTGKALYVGLSNYGPEETKQAAAILKNLGTPLLVHQPMYSMLNRWIENGLQDVLTEVGAGTVAFCPLGRGQLTGKYIDKLEAEFKTGLRTLKLEAISQERINKFRALEAIAKRRGQTLPQIALTWALREGGVDSVLIGASRVGQIEENVQAVHADPLSAADLQEIDQVMHNIGDVPW
- a CDS encoding helix-turn-helix domain-containing protein, with product MDICYCYHGKQVCEPSYSWGPGIKGQYKIMFIHAGRGVYQIDGKTFHLQQGEGFIVYDNILCYMEADPTDPWIYSWIAFSGNGVIPLFEQAHISPLHPVFRYSPLFWFDFYLDEFSACDVNHSTSELRRQSILFRLLADWIDMLVATSQLLPEIRPKDAYIRKAVEFIRMNYNQRVSISEVAHIVGIDRVYLSVLFKEILNVSPQQYLLNLRMDKAGDLLDNSQLSITEVSYSVGYSDPLLFSKMFKKVKGLSPSYFRARLKRDSSMGLSSLD